In a genomic window of Deltaproteobacteria bacterium:
- the porA gene encoding pyruvate ferredoxin oxidoreductase, whose amino-acid sequence MKELLTGNEAVARGIGLARVEVVSAYPITPQTSVVEEVAKLCAAGKLKTRYIRIESEHSSMACTAAASMTGVRAFTATSSQGLAYMHEMLHWASGSRLPIVMVNVNRALGAPWNLWSDHSDSLSQRDTGWLQLYCHTNQECLDTLIQAFRLAETVLLPVMIVMDGFILSHTMEPVDVPRPEDVDAFLPPYEARYRLDPREPHVFNILADSRDFMRMRRQAHEDMNRAVELLEDIELEFQNTFSRSYGVLEAYLTEDAEVVLVGLGATCGTVKDVVDELRRQGFKAGLVRIRMFRPFPARKLREILLNQKKVAVLDQAVSMGAGGTLSQEVKQALFDDPHFRTREAPLVFSFITGLGGLDITPEMLERIFKETIHASGPQEEPCWMED is encoded by the coding sequence ACCTCTGTGGTCGAGGAAGTGGCGAAGTTGTGCGCCGCGGGAAAGTTAAAGACGCGGTATATCAGAATCGAGTCTGAGCACTCGTCCATGGCTTGTACGGCCGCGGCCTCGATGACCGGCGTCAGAGCTTTTACAGCCACCTCATCCCAAGGGCTGGCCTACATGCATGAGATGCTTCACTGGGCTTCAGGTTCACGCCTGCCTATCGTGATGGTCAATGTGAACCGCGCCCTGGGAGCGCCTTGGAATCTCTGGTCCGATCATTCCGACAGTCTTTCTCAAAGAGACACCGGCTGGCTGCAGCTTTACTGCCACACGAACCAGGAATGTCTGGACACCTTAATCCAGGCCTTTCGTCTGGCCGAGACCGTTTTGCTGCCAGTGATGATCGTTATGGACGGGTTTATTCTTTCTCACACCATGGAACCGGTGGATGTGCCTCGACCGGAGGACGTGGATGCCTTCCTGCCTCCTTATGAAGCCAGGTATCGGCTCGATCCCAGGGAGCCTCACGTTTTCAATATTCTGGCGGACTCGCGCGATTTTATGAGGATGCGGCGACAGGCCCACGAGGATATGAACAGGGCCGTGGAGCTTCTTGAGGATATTGAGCTTGAGTTTCAAAATACATTCAGCCGGAGCTACGGAGTTTTAGAGGCGTATTTGACCGAAGACGCCGAAGTGGTTCTGGTGGGCCTGGGTGCTACCTGCGGGACGGTCAAGGACGTCGTGGATGAACTCCGGAGGCAGGGCTTCAAGGCCGGTCTGGTCAGAATCCGGATGTTTCGTCCCTTCCCGGCGCGGAAGTTAAGGGAGATTCTGCTGAATCAGAAAAAAGTGGCGGTCCTTGACCAGGCTGTCTCCATGGGCGCCGGCGGGACCCTTTCGCAGGAAGTGAAACAGGCCCTTTTTGACGACCCTCATTTCCGGACACGGGAAGCGCCTCTGGTTTTTTCTTTCATCACCGGCCTGGGTGGGTTGGATATCACTCCCGAAATGCTGGAACGCATCTTTAAAGAAACGATACATGCTTCAGGCCCACAGGAAGAACCATGCTGGATGGAAGATTAA